From the Primulina tabacum isolate GXHZ01 chromosome 15, ASM2559414v2, whole genome shotgun sequence genome, one window contains:
- the LOC142526740 gene encoding photosystem II repair protein PSB27-H1, chloroplastic-like, producing MASPTLFTPAAARKPLQPVKSKLTSNPTTTTPDTLSLPTRRRDLMSLSACFLLLSPVKYVLAASDEEYVKETAETIEKVRTTLNLDKNDPNISAAVSDLRDISNGWVAKYRKEKTLLSRSSFREMYSALNAVSGHYISFGPTAPLPAKRKQRILEEMDTAEKALSRGR from the coding sequence ATGGCCTCCCCAACTCTGTTCACTCCCGCCGCCGCCAGAAAACCCCTTCAACCCGTCAAATCAAAACTCACTTCCAACCCCACCACTACCACCCCTGACACACTCTCGCTGCCCACTCGTCGCCGCGACCTCATGTCTCTGTCAGCCTGCTTCCTGCTTCTATCACCGGTCAAATATGTGCTAGCTGCTTCGGACGAGGAATACGTGAAGGAGACGGCGGAGACGATCGAAAAGGTTAGAACCACCCTAAATCTGGACAAGAATGACCCCAACATCTCCGCCGCGGTGTCGGATCTGCGGGACATCTCCAACGGTTGGGTGGCGAAGTACAGGAAGGAGAAAACCCTACTGAGCCGGTCCTCGTTCCGCGAGATGTATTCGGCCCTCAATGCTGTTTCTGGTCATTATATTAGCTTCGGCCCGACGGCTCCGCTACCTGCGAAGAGAAAGCAGAGAATCTTGGAGGAGATGGATACCGCGGAGAAGGCGCTTTCGAGGGGGAGATAG